The genomic window CTGCCCACATTGTAAGGTGATCCATACTGCGGCTTTTATACTGCAGCATGTCAGCTATTCTTGTTGGTTTCACTTACTGCCCAGCAAATCATTCCACTGACTCATTAATGCTCTGTCACTAAAGAATCCGCATAAAACCAGAGCCGGTCCTGATTCCGGTCCATGTTGATGATTTTGATGCGCAATGGGAAGAGTAATTGGAGTGGTTGCTGAAAGAAAATTCTGCACAGGGTGTCATCTACCCCTAAGGCCAGCTCTGGTTACACTTCTGCATGGGCCCCTTATGTCTATATCTTCATTCACAGCTAAGGTTAACTCCATAGAAATTTGACTTAAATTTGATTTAAATAACCTcgatggattaaaaaaaacatctacATATACTGCAAAGTTGTCAACAGTATTCTGGTAGTAATTTGGTTCAGTCCAGGTCAGCTGcatcaatatacagtatgttaagtTCTTTCACTATTGTAGCTAGGTCATGGGATGCTTACTCAGACCACCAATAAATTACACGCTTGACTTTGTAGATAGGAGATTAGTCTCTCTTGTGTGGCTGACCTACTGTGCACTACAGGAATTTACCATCATCTGTCAAATCCCCATTGGCAGCTAAGACCTCCCCCTTCTTACCAAGCTCTAACTGTATGCTCATATACAGTGTGCTTCTTAACATATTTCGGCAGTATCCAATACCTGACTCCACACAGTGATTTGTTGCAGGGTTATAAAACTTTTCCAATTATGTGTACACATTCTGTACTAtatccatatatactatatatatatatatatatatatatatatatatactatatataggtaCTTTTTATTAACCCAGGTACATAAAGAATtaagcatactcacctgctctcctcctccagcacagcGGTTCTGATGTCTTTCAGTCCCCGGTGGTCTCTTCTTATTCCTGCTTTCAATGACATGCTGAGCCTGCAGgagttgcctgctcagccagtcattggctgagatgGTGCAACCAGTGACTGGATGAGCAGACAGTCCAGCCAATCACACAGTACCACAGAGGTTGTATGGGGGTGGGGTATTTAACCTCCATGCATGATGGCGGTTAAATAACAGTGTTCAGTATAGGGCGCACAATAGGCTTCAGGCAGCGTAAATCCACTGACAGActctatttaaagtgactctgtacccacaatctgactcccccccccaaaccgcttgtaccttctgatagccacttttaacccaagatctgtcctggggtccgttcggcaggtgatgcagttattgtcctaaaaaacaacttttaaactggcagccctacgcacaacggctggggcttagattgtgtatgcattaggctggcacaacctctctgtccctcctccccgcctcctcatcattaggaatgctccaggcagattgtctcctattcctcagcctaatactgaatactgaacatgggctggattgttaaggcacctgtgcaatgttcagacaggagaaaatgttccagtgggattcctaatgatgaagagtctGGGGAGGagcgacggaggggtggtgcaaatttagggcacagatactctaagccccagccattgggcctgcaagtttaaaagttgttttttaggacaataactgtattacctgccgaatggaccccaggacagattttggattaaaagcagctatccaaagtttggggggggggggggggggtcagattgtgggtacagagttgctttaagcatGATGAAAATATATGAATTGCTGTTAGTTATAGCATTTCTAAAAAAAGCAACACAAtttcaatacatttttatttttttatttaaatattcaaACTATTGAAATAAAAATATCTTCTTTCAAAGCATTCATTTTTAAAATATACAATACAGCAGcaaatatataacatacacattCAGTATTTTAGGACTTTTACAATAAAATACACTATGTAGTCCTGTCCCCATGCATATTTCCAATATGTATAGGTACAATGATATTTGCCCACTTGTGTATAACAGGGATAAATAAAAATATGGATCCAATAACTGAAACCAGAAGAAATGTCCATAAAAACATCCGGTCCAGAACCTGAGCAACAAACTTCCAGTCTTCAACAACCTGCAAAAAGAACAAAGTCATTTGTTTTGGTGAACAGATacatattggcccagatttattcatCTGTCTGAGACACAGATGTGTCAATAAATATTACAAGATATGATAGAGCAGAATTCATGAGTACCTCATGTGACATGAACTGTTGGGCCTCCTGGAAATGGTCATATTAAAGACCCATGCTGTACTGATTCATAAAACATTGCTAAATGGTTGCAATGTACCCATACACCATATGAAGTTGGTAGCTTGAATACACCATTGACCTATAGCAGCCTAGTAATCATGGCACAGTATTTTCTCTAATGATAGATAAAATGTGACTaagacaaaaagcaaaaaattaaGGTTATTATTCAGTTACCATGAAAGTAGTCTACAAAATAACTATACGACTTttgttaacactacgtaaaagtacggctgttgttgccatgggcaacaacatcCGTACTGTgtatggtgtggaacactgccttatctgctatgggatcccggccggagcgtatatacatagggggacatgtattaaggtgcgtatcggcggaaagtgcgatttgcgtattattttattcgcaaatggccgatttgcgaataaaatattcgcatatcagcactttccgccgggtacgaggggggggggggcggggtggcggtgtggagggggcgggacgggggggcgcagactcagagtccgcacgatttatcttttgctccggcaaaagatacgccgaaaacctactccaccctTCAGGTGGTGTAGGTTTTCTGCTGTGCGCACCGacacgcacaggatttatgtagaggcagtccgcctctacataaatctccgtagcgccggagatgcggagacatttttaagtccggcgtaaaaaacgtcggacttaataaatgtcccccatagtatacgctccggccaggatcccatacggcgccgcaaagaactgacatgtcagttttatgcgtccgctattcagtgaattgcggccgcagaaagacctgtcagttccccCAATGAAGCGAGCGGTTTCGGACTatgtgaagttctgatgtgggcgcgtgctgatgctgACACTTAAGTttcggccggaatgatctttgcagagaccggctgttgcgtgacccggtcaggtcacggaacggccggtctcttacgtagtgggaacatggctttaACATAGACTAGGTGGACCTAGGTTTCCTAATGTCAACACACACAGGGATAGAAAACAAGGGGTAACTAATCGAAGGGACAGATTGTAGGTGAGGATAACATTACACCCTGTATGTGATGTATTTGTCCACTATATTGTGGTATTTTGGAATTGTAATTGTATTGTGGTATTGTACACCTGCACCCGACTAAAAGAGCAAGAGCATGCTGTGAGATTAGTTGTGGCAGAAAGAAGTTTACAATTAATTGGGGGTGGGGCAACTTGCTTTATCTGCCTAGGACACCACATACCTGTTCCAGACCCtgacagtgccagcctgttcagtctaTTAAATGTTCTCCAGCATGTTAAGAAAGGGAAGTATATGTGTCatttccatctccaaaaatttAAATGGATGGTAAATGGCTGCACGCCATGTAAGGGATTCTTAGGCACTGAATAACAGCAGTAGGAGCACTAATATgatcactcttaaaggagaagtccggcaaaattttttattaaagtattgtatcgcaCCCCAAattatcaccaatatacacttattagccgccacagcctgcacagctctaggagttgaGTCgaaacatcaccatgttatccaggaagtgaagccttgatgcagaagaaagtgcagggaaaaaaaatcactttataagcatttcccataataagtgtataatggtgattcgctggacttttcctttacgGGCTTAACAtaacaaaaccatgcaggttATTCAAATTCTCAAGTACAGGTACATAAGTAAAATACCCGTACAAAGGTAACAAAGTTTCCTATTAGATATACGATTTTATTAAACATACCTCACGGACTTCATGTTCCTTTACCACATGCCTTGTTATATAACGGATAGAATCCAAAGCTGCTTCTAAAGTGTTTCTAGACTTCTCTGGTCCATTCACTATACCAGTGTCTTCATTTCGTGTAAAGTACCTGTCCACATGACTTCTCATACATAGCAGTTTGGGAAGCTTGTGAAGAAAAATCTTTCGGACCCATGGTGCCATTGCGTTATGTGTTGAAGAAGACCGATTGTGAATATTTATGGCAAAAACTGTTATAACAATTGATAAAGTCACAAATATCATGGTGAATACTAAGTATTCACCAATAAGAGGGATGACTTTAGAAGATGACGGAATGATTTCTTCAATCACCAGGAGGAAAACAGTCAGAGACACAAGCACAGAAGTGCAAAGGGAAATCTTTTCCCCTTCATTGGAAGGAAGATAAAAAACAAGAATTGTTAAAAAAGATAGTCCAATACAAGGTATGATGAGAAAAAGGGTATAGAACAGGGGCAAACGTCGAATTATGAAGGAATAGGTGATGAAGGGGTACCAGCAGCAGCCATCTGTTCGGTTGCCTTTGTTTCCCGTTGCAGTAACTATTTCCCATTCTCCATTATCAAAAAAGTCTCTCTTGTCTACATCAAAGTCTTCAAGGATGATATCAACTTGTGATCCATCATAGGTCCAAGAACCAAATTTCATGGAACAGTTTTGCAGGTCAAATGGGAAAAAAGTTACATCAATTGTGCAAGAACTCTTATAATTTGCAGGCGGTGTCCAGTTTATTGTGCCATCATATCTCACTACAGCTTTTGTCACAGAACCTTCAAAACGACCATCAGCACTAAAATATAACATAGTAATCATTATTGTATTTTTAAACAGTCATATAAGTTTTTCATCTTTCTATTTACTGTCCATTTTGCTCTTTTTGCTTCTTTTCTCATGTATATCACTACTTCATAAAGTGTACGGGTTGTCTGGCAGCAAAGCATTTTCAAATACCCCATAAGGGCATTCTGGGTTACAACAGCTTGTCATCTATTGGGGACGCTATCTATTAGCTGGAACAGTAGTAAATATATATGGTGGATTCAGCATAGTCCATTGATTTCAACAAAATGTTGGTATTCTCTTTTTATGATGTatattacagtacatgtatattaaGAGGTCTTAGATATTTTCTGGATAACATTTTgtctttattatttataacagCTAATAATTTATACATGATTATGTAAAATTGCCTAAGCAACTCAGGGGCTGCCATTGACATGTCATTTGTCAAATACAGTTATTGCACTTACTTATCATAAAGGACAATATCAGGAATCCAGATAGAATCTGATGGAACGCGTATTGAAGTTATCCCAGCAAACTCACTTGGTGGCCATCTTAATTTAACATCTACCcattcctgatgagaaaaaaaaaaagtaaaatataagtATCCCTCCTTTAAGATTCTATTCAGATGTGTGCTGTAATAGTTAGTGCTATTGGTTTTAAAAAAACTATTCACACACTATAAGGTTATgtcctatgttcacactacctaagagaccggccgttccgtgacccggcccggagtggacggtctctgaaaagatcatcccggctggtactgcagtaccggccagatgatctttgcagccacagactgacagggttttctacagccgctattcaataaatagcgcccgcagaaaactgacatctcagtcTTCTATGGCGCCaccagggatcccggctggagtgtatactatgtgtatacactctggctggaatTCCCTCGGGAGGCAGCACTACGTatgttccgtgggaatcacggccatcGTAACAGCCGCGATTCccgcagaacttacgttgtgtggacatagcttaATATTCTATAGAgttattacatacagagtgaactttttcaagtgtttatttctgttaaagttaatgattatggattacagcctaGAAAACCCCAAAAGTCaatatttcagaaaattataatatataaaaccaactgaaaaaaaaatgtttttaatacaGAAATgttgaccaaatgaaaagtctgtacagtaaatgccctcaatacttggtctgGGCACCTTTtacatgaatgacggcatcaatgcggcaatgtggcatggaggcgattaGCTGAtagcactgcagaggtgttattgaagcccaggttgctttgatagcggccttcagctcgtctgcattgttgggtctggtgtctttcatcttacTCTTTTCATcttaccccataaattctctatggggttaaggtctggcgagtttgttggccaatcaagcacagtgatgctgtggttagtaaaccaggtttTGGTACTTTTggtagtgtggacaggtgccaaatcctgctggaagatgaaaattccatctccaaaaatattttcagcacagggaagcatgaagtgctctaaaatttcctggtagacggcagcgttgactttggtgttgatgaaacacagtgaacctacaccagcagatgacatggctcccctaACCATTACTGATtgaggaaacttcacactagacctcaagcagcttggattgtgcctctccactcttcctccagactctgggaccttgatttccaaatgaaatgcaaaatttactttcacctgaaatcagcaccttggaccactgatcaacagtccagttcttcttttccttggcctaaataagacgcttctggcgtttattggtcaggagtggcttgacacatggaatgcaacacttgtagcccatgtcctgcagatgtctgtatgtggtggcttttgaagcactgactccagcagcagtcactctttgtgaatctctcccaaattttttaatggcattttcgttacaatcctgttaagactgtagTTCTCCCGGTGGCTTGTGCACCTTTTTGTACCACACTTTTTctttccactcaactttccattaatatgctttgatacagcactcttgCGGATAAAATCCGGTGGATTCCGTTGCCTGTATGCGCTCACAGCCGCcagcctttccaccggctccatagacaccattctatgagccgtCCGATTttgctatccgccaaaagaattgacgtaTCAATTTtttcggcggaatccgcctgtgcatagaatggtgtctatggcacgggcggagaggcgcgcggccgtgagtgcATACAGGCAACGGAATCCGATGGATTTTATTCacgcgaattccgtagtctgaacccgccctttggcttctaatctttggcagataatcagataatctttctgtgtaaatggacccttaggtatAGCTGATCATTGCCATTGCAAAAACAACCCTGGCAACATTTTACTGAGGAAAGAATAGAGATATTCTAAAAGTTGCCATTCTTGTGCACAAAAGATATTGCATAGAAAAATTAAACAAGCTATTACATTACCTATCATCTCAGCTTGTCCGTTGAATCCAAAGTTCACTCATTTTGGAGGAACGCACAGAGACTGATAGCAAACGGGGAAACACCCCTCCACTACTACAACATCAGTAGTCAAGGCTGCAAGACCGGTCAATCAACAGTGCACTGCCCTAAATACAGGGAATCTCCACTAGCCAGAGATACCGCTATCAGATCAGCGTGGAATACAGAGCACAACGGCCTtaggacgggtgagaggtgtttAACCACCAATGCATTTAAAAACTGTTTCCCACATCGTTTATCACACAAGTGAACTCTTAAACAACTGCCACAACACTATATACTAAAAGACTGCAACATCATATATTGAAGCGTACCGAAGGAGACGCttgaaaaataaatacaaattaagTGTCATATTAACACTTAGTGTCGGCACGCAAGGGCCCTGTGGTGCCAAGAACTGATATTTGTGGATATGAAACATAGATGTATATTGATATACATTGTGATCAAAACTGATAATATGGACTAGGATTGCGCTATATAGTTTAATGCAATATATCTAGTGttgttttttcatgatatttcATGATTTATTGATGTTAAATTTCATTCTTAAAAGAAATATGATAATATATAATCTAGTGGGTTAAGCAACCAGCAACAAACGGCACATGccagctgcagatagcagtcagcAACCAGTTGGTCTGAACATTCTCAGCTCCTGACATTATAATGTAACTATACATGAACCAATCGGAGATTAATGTGTTTACCATAGATGAGAATGACCAGACCTCTCTGCCTTGTCAATTATTTCCTACTAATATAATACAATAGAAATAGTTTGACAGTATGTTTTATCATTACAAGCATAGTACAtaaaccatacacagtctgagttAGCAGATTTGTTCCACGAGTAAAATGCCTTTCTATATGGCCTCTTAGGGCAAATGAATACCACAGAGGTAAGCCTATTTGCCAGTTACTGCCAAAATCACATTCTGTAATACAGCATTTCTTCGCCAGCTGTAGCTCATTACTAgacatgatcgaacagcggaaaatcttaggttctatagaacttgaattttgtcgaaccttcagcatttgattcccgatgccttcccggtccgtggggaaggaggagacagcccgggtaccacctggaacctaagattttccgatgttccatcatctctagtcattactaAGGGTCTTAACTGCTGGACCTGGGGGTTTCTGCTGATCACTTGCCACTTTTTGCCATAATATGGTTTGGTGTACAGTACATTTTTGGGTGATcagaaaatacatttttaaaagcagagtagttgtttttctgtttttgcttttgtttaGTTTTGCTAGTAAACATATATACCATATGCATTGCAGATTTCATGCATCATGTTGTGCATGAAACCTGCAGTGGGTTTATTACCAATCGACTTTAATGGGTAGAAAAACCCACAGCAAACCAGCATGTTTTACTCTCTGGGAGTCATGTGCAAAGCTCCTTACTCACCACTTAacctctaagggtccatttacacagattatttgacagattatctgccgaagatttgaagccaaagccagaaacagactata from Dendropsophus ebraccatus isolate aDenEbr1 chromosome 1, aDenEbr1.pat, whole genome shotgun sequence includes these protein-coding regions:
- the LOC138800029 gene encoding neuronal acetylcholine receptor subunit alpha-5: MTGWGKCLIWLFFFIWDLKDAFGISEPSFIAKSEDRLFKYLFQQQEYQKWVRPVEHLNDTVKVKFGLAITQLVDVDEKNQLMTTNVWLKQEWVDVKLRWPPSEFAGITSIRVPSDSIWIPDIVLYDNADGRFEGSVTKAVVRYDGTINWTPPANYKSSCTIDVTFFPFDLQNCSMKFGSWTYDGSQVDIILEDFDVDKRDFFDNGEWEIVTATGNKGNRTDGCCWYPFITYSFIIRRLPLFYTLFLIIPCIGLSFLTILVFYLPSNEGEKISLCTSVLVSLTVFLLVIEEIIPSSSKVIPLIGEYLVFTMIFVTLSIVITVFAINIHNRSSSTHNAMAPWVRKIFLHKLPKLLCMRSHVDRYFTRNEDTGIVNGPEKSRNTLEAALDSIRYITRHVVKEHEVREVVEDWKFVAQVLDRMFLWTFLLVSVIGSIFLFIPVIHKWANIIVPIHIGNMHGDRTT